The genomic segment CATCCCcttcaacagagagagagagagagagagatgccatTTTCCCTTTCTGCCGCCCTTAAATCTTATTAGCGCTGTTTTTCTCCGAGTTCTGAAAGGAGCTGACATCCCAGCGGGTGGAGCGAAAAGTGCTTCCCTTGAAACTGGCCTGCTTTTTGGTGATGCGGTAGATCTTCCTGAGGATGGCCCGGCGTAGCAGGATGTAGACCCAAGGGTCCAGGATCTGGTTACAGGTTGCCATCCTGACGCCCGTCACCATCAGCCCCCTGTACGTGTCTCGGTCGCTGCTCAGGGAGCCACTGTAGGAGCGCGTGGCTGACATCACTCCaaagatctttaaaaaaaggcaacagcTTTAGTTTAATCATGTACCCTTCTAATACACacaaagcaaaataataaaaaataagatattGATATTGGGCTGGGTGTTTTGGTTGGTCTAAAACTTGACAGCATTATGTCTTTTTCCAGCTCACACCCTGAAGAGTCTGTGGCACTCTCTGTAGTGTAACATGATTATGAGTCAGAACAGTTATGATCCAATAATAGACACGGATGGCATCATATTTATAATGCTTCCTAGTTACTTAGCAAATCATATTGCTATTTATTTCCTGAGtgttcaaaataatatttgacaAACATTCACAACACTTTAACAGCTAGTTTTGCTTGTCTGTTGTGCTATAAAACATGTCCATTTGATGATCAGTAAAAAATTGTGTTATCCTCGGATTCAATATTTCACCtacatgtacaaaatgaaaCGCGGAATAACAAGACTTTTCCAACCTTAGATATACTTTTGGGCAATTACCATGGCAGACAATGTTGCTGTAATGCAAAGCCCCTTTTAGTTTTTACCATTCAACATTGGAACAGTTAATAATGATACAAACAGTTTATGAAGGGCTACTTAGCATTTTGTCCAATGGTAATCAAATTTTATCTGTAAAACCTTACCCAAGTTCCCTTATTAACACGCAGTAAACCGCTAAAGTACTGGCCGGTCGAAGGATGGtggagatattttagcttcatctGTTTTGAGTGAGCAAATATTTCAGTCAATAAAACCTGCACGAACATGAATAATCTTTGTCTTGTTTGAAGAGAGCACAGTACTGCATTCCTGTGCCTTACATAGAGTTTTAGGAAttacacttttatttcataCGCTTTAAATGGAATACATTAATTCTGTCCTTAATAACAGTATATTATTTATGATGGTATATTGACAAGTTTATctacattttaaacataaatcaTAGATCATATGATATTAAGAGTAGCCTCGTGATTGCCTGACATTTggaatattttccttttctccataTGGCACTgatccatgatttttttttataaacaagaCCCAAATCAAATACCTTAAAATATGCCTTTTTtaatgtggacaaaaaaaagttcttgaAACCAaactcaccagcagagggctcCAGCAGATGCAGGATGTGACCATAATGCCAACCAGCTGCACCACCATCTCCGTGTCATGAGACCTGGCGGAGCGGCGTTGGGAGCACGACCTCTTCTTTAACCGGGCTCTCACTAGTGTGATCCCGCTGATGGTGTTGCACACAAAGGCCGCGGCCAGAGAGCTCAACGCCAGCCCAGAGAACAGCATCACGAAGGCCAGATCCGTGGCTTTAGTGTCCTCCATCACCCTGATGAAGCACCACGTCCATGGGTACTGATAGGTGTAGGCACCCAGGCTGAAGAAGGGCAGGAGGGCCACGCACAGAGCCAGTAGCCAGATGAGGGTCAGTGCCATTTTCGTCCGCGCCGTGGTCACCAGACGTGCGTGCAGCAGAGGCCTTGTGACGCCCAAGCAACGCTCGGCAGCCATGGCACAACCCAGGAAAAGTGGGCACAGGCCGAAGAACACCATGCATCCTCCCAGGAAGAGACAAGAGGCATCGGGGTCGCCCCTGGAGCTGGAGGCAGCATCAGGCGTGGACCCAGAGCCCGCAGAGTATATTCTCAGCACGAGGGCCCCGGGGATGACATGTCCAGCCAGGTCCGTGGCCACCAGGGAGCTGGCAAAGAGCAGGAACGTGGCCTTGGACCGGCGACGGAAGCGGTTGTAGGCCTTGGCGAGGATGATCAGGGCCACCACGTTGAACAGGATGCCCAGAGTCATGGTGAGGCCCGCGGCGGTGGGGTTGCTCGGGGGCAGGGTGGCGTTGCGCGCCACGGCCTCCACCTCAGGCTCCTGCACCATGGCGGTGTGGTtggagggggggaaggaggcAATGATACCCGAGGAGTTGTAGCGCTGCATCGCCAGCATCGCTACCCGGCTCTGGGCCTGATGTGGTTCGTCTGGCTGAGAAGATACTGAGGGGGAAAGGAGACCGGATCAGCAAAAACAGACGGAAAACAGactgtatgtttgtattttatatttcactctttatttttatttttcattttgagaaagAGACACTTTCCACTGAATGACTGGCAGCTCTGTGTCCACTGAGGGATTAGGGCTGTCATATTTTAACATCACCCAAGATTCATAGTGCGGTGACATTATAACTAATGTACAAGGTAACTTTTTAGCCAAAACTTTAAATAcgcgccccctcccccccttattcttgctgtctctctcttcctccgaATAATTTCTGTACAGTCCTGAACAGGTTTTAAACATATGATATgaacatgattttgtttttgtaatgttgtCGTCTCTTAGGGTGAGGAAGTCTCCTCAGAACAACGCAGCTCATCTTTACAGAGAAAATTATTAGCTCTGAGCACTATCTGAGGTctcacattttttctctttctctcttgacACGAGGCATCTTGGGAGAGTCTGAACAAGTTCTGGCAGTTTCTGTTGACAGCGAACACTGCCGCACAcattccttcaaaaaaaaaacatgcagttaCCAAGATGCTGTCACCACATTAAaccattaaaattaaaatccatgCAGCGGGAAGATCACAACGAGTCGTAGAGGCGTATAGGGACCCACACACTAAATTTAAACTTCCATTATTAGAAGACCTTGGTGATCAACATCAGGGGAGAGACCtttaaaacatgcacattttatAAAAGTTGCtagaaaatatgaattcatatctAGGGTGACTTTTAAATTGCATTCAGAATTGATCATATACTGTAACAGTgtttaatgttttccttttcttctcaccATGCCCTGATTTGAATCTTTACCCATACAATTGTTCTTTTTTGTATCTTAAATATtgatggcaattttttttacttacagttacttatatttattaaaatgtattgctGTGTACACCTTCCATGTAAGAGCATAGCATCTCACTAAACATATAATGAGGATAGTACATGATGATACTGTACACGCGTGACAATGGCAGCCATGGCATCATCTCTGTAAACGCACACATTTTAAAGGAGCATTTCCCCTATTAACTATCACGCTCCTGTCATCGATATGACAGctgtttgtcttcctttttcccccttttttttttggttgtcaAACGTTTAAATGTGGATGTTACTCCAAGAAATGCTACTCCCCAAAATGAAATGAGGGCATCCAACCCACCTTTGGAATAGGACATCCATGTAGATGATCGGGGCCGCCGTGGTTGTGACAGTTGACTGAAGCCATGGAACACGTGAGGGTCGTTCTGGATGTCCTGCTGCGTTGCACCAGAGTTGAGCAGTTGGCTTCACCTGAACCGTTTCCTCattatgcaacacacacacacacacacacacacacactcagtgcaGAAGAACTCTCCTCTCGGTTGCGCAGCAGCCTTCCCGCCTGTCACGTTTGCGCAAGCATGTCCTCTGCCACCGCGTCTGCGAGCGCGCCGCGTTTTATACGCCGGAGCTGCACCGCGCGCACATTCCCTCTGGGTGTCCCGCTCggtggaaaacaacacaacttccaggcagcagcaccagcagcagaggagacaaagtgaaagggaagaatatgaatatttaaagagaTGCTgccttgtcccccccccccctaaccaCCACTTGACTCCACCTCACCAATAGTCTTTAAATATTAAGCCAATCACAACAACGACCTGTGGTGTAAAACAAAGTGCAGACCTGCCCCGGGACTCCAGGAAAACGCCAATCCACAGATTTACACTTTTATGAGCAGTGATTAGGCTTTTCAACGAAAAATATGTATGACTTCATATATAATAGCAGCTTTGAGCAGGAGTTAAAAAGAGACTGATCAATGCCAGATTTGATTCTGATAGAAGTACAGTTTGAACCCCTGTATTAGATCAACTACTTCTGTTAATTGTTTCGAAAATTAAAACACTCATCTGCACAAAGGACCTCAAAGGACCTGTGGTCAGCTCCATCGATGCGAACCAGCTGTGCTCATGCCACTGCAgacatctctccctctgtctctctcccagtctgCAACTGCAGCTGTGCATGCAAaaggattccccccccccccccagtgctccAGGGGAGACCCCACCAGGGGGCTGCTGCATGCTGCTGGTGCTTGGGACCTTTGTATGGATCATCTTAGTATAAAAGCAAACTTGCTCACTTCAAACTGGTAAAAAAGAATATCCCAAGATCTGTGA from the Scophthalmus maximus strain ysfricsl-2021 chromosome 17, ASM2237912v1, whole genome shotgun sequence genome contains:
- the LOC118289260 gene encoding prostaglandin E2 receptor EP1 subtype-like isoform X2, yielding MSYSKVSSQPDEPHQAQSRVAMLAMQRYNSSGIIASFPPSNHTAMVQEPEVEAVARNATLPPSNPTAAGLTMTLGILFNVVALIILAKAYNRFRRRSKATFLLFASSLVATDLAGHVIPGALVLRIYSAGSGSTPDAASSSRGDPDASCLFLGGCMVFFGLCPLFLGCAMAAERCLGVTRPLLHARLVTTARTKMALTLIWLLALCVALLPFFSLGAYTYQYPWTWCFIRVMEDTKATDLAFVMLFSGLALSSLAAAFVCNTISGITLVRARLKKRSCSQRRSARSHDTEMVVQLVGIMVTSCICWSPLLIFGVMSATRSYSGSLSSDRDTYRGLMVTGVRMATCNQILDPWVYILLRRAILRKIYRITKKQASFKGSTFRSTRWDVSSFQNSEKNSANKI
- the LOC118289260 gene encoding prostaglandin E2 receptor EP1 subtype-like isoform X1, which produces MDVLFQRNVCGSVRCQQKLPELVQTLPRCLVSREKEKKLSSQPDEPHQAQSRVAMLAMQRYNSSGIIASFPPSNHTAMVQEPEVEAVARNATLPPSNPTAAGLTMTLGILFNVVALIILAKAYNRFRRRSKATFLLFASSLVATDLAGHVIPGALVLRIYSAGSGSTPDAASSSRGDPDASCLFLGGCMVFFGLCPLFLGCAMAAERCLGVTRPLLHARLVTTARTKMALTLIWLLALCVALLPFFSLGAYTYQYPWTWCFIRVMEDTKATDLAFVMLFSGLALSSLAAAFVCNTISGITLVRARLKKRSCSQRRSARSHDTEMVVQLVGIMVTSCICWSPLLIFGVMSATRSYSGSLSSDRDTYRGLMVTGVRMATCNQILDPWVYILLRRAILRKIYRITKKQASFKGSTFRSTRWDVSSFQNSEKNSANKI